The Phyllopteryx taeniolatus isolate TA_2022b chromosome 7, UOR_Ptae_1.2, whole genome shotgun sequence genome has a segment encoding these proteins:
- the LOC133480835 gene encoding alpha-2-HS-glycoprotein-like isoform X2 translates to MRTHLFVVLLWCAAALPGLLAAPPLPAVTCDKENVAVAVSLSVQHINRKHKHGFRFKLQVIQSSSYQQVSGGCHIDVNVKLVQTKCHFTNPKPDDQCELWRLDELGAVATCSIEFWVMWGVAKVTRHDCITRPELTNEELVTICPYCPKMLPLDDQTAVKAVHEAVVKFNRENKHKNYFTLMEVAHVTMGSVTTIGTITFLKFALVETTCPRGARNTFVACTPRCPDRANPGPHPTDVPEPVCRTLFHQSPEACVCKARLHNPNQAIHHICPFPLK, encoded by the exons ATGAGGACTCACCTATTTGTGGTTCTGCTCTGGTGCGCTGCAGCTCTTCCTGGCCTCCTTGCGGCTCCGCCTTTGCCGGCAGTCACCTGTGACAAGGAAAACGTGGCGGTAGCTGTGAGCCTCAGTGTCCAACACATCAATAGAAAGCACAAGCATGGATTCAGATTCAAGCTGCAGGTGATCCAGAGCAGCAGTTATCAACAG GTATCAGGAGGTTGCcacatagatgtgaatgtgaagctGGTGCAGACCAAATGTCACTTCACCAACCCCAAACCTGATGACCAATGTGAGCTGTGGCGACTGGATGAACTG GGTGCAGTGGCCACCTGCAGCATTGAATTTTGGGTGATGTGGGGCGTGGCCAAAGTCACCAGACACGACTGCATCACCAGACCAG AACTTACCAACGAGGAGCTTGTGACAATTTGTCCCTATTGCCCCAAGATGCTACCTCTGGATGACCAGACAGCTGTGAAGGCGGTGCATGAAGCTGTGGTCAAGTTCAACCGGGAGAACAAACACAAGAATTACTTCACCCTGATGGAAGTGGCTCATGTGACAATGGGG TCCGTTACAACCATTGGCACGATTACCTTTCTCAAGTTTGCCTTGGTTGAGACCACGTGTCCCAGAGGTGCCAGGAATACTTTTGTGGCCTGTACGCCTCGCTGTCCGGACAGAGCT AATCCAGGCCCCCATCCGACTGATGTGCCAGAGCCCGTATGCAGGACTTTGTTCCACCAAAGTCCGGAAGCTTGTGTTTGCAAGGCGCGGCTGCACAACCCCAATCAGGCGATCCACCACATTTGTCCATTCCCGCTTAAGTGA
- the LOC133480835 gene encoding alpha-2-HS-glycoprotein-like isoform X1: protein MRTHLFVVLLWCAAALPGLLAAPPLPAVTCDKENVAVAVSLSVQHINRKHKHGFRFKLQVIQSSSYQQVSGGCHIDVNVKLVQTKCHFTNPKPDDQCELWRLDELGAVATCSIEFWVMWGVAKVTRHDCITRPELTNEELVTICPYCPKMLPLDDQTAVKAVHEAVVKFNRENKHKNYFTLMEVAHVTMGSVTTIGTITFLKFALVETTCPRGARNTFVACTPRCPDRAHHAFCQTSYYNLHRRVGELKCELYLPKNPGPHPTDVPEPVCRTLFHQSPEACVCKARLHNPNQAIHHICPFPLK, encoded by the exons ATGAGGACTCACCTATTTGTGGTTCTGCTCTGGTGCGCTGCAGCTCTTCCTGGCCTCCTTGCGGCTCCGCCTTTGCCGGCAGTCACCTGTGACAAGGAAAACGTGGCGGTAGCTGTGAGCCTCAGTGTCCAACACATCAATAGAAAGCACAAGCATGGATTCAGATTCAAGCTGCAGGTGATCCAGAGCAGCAGTTATCAACAG GTATCAGGAGGTTGCcacatagatgtgaatgtgaagctGGTGCAGACCAAATGTCACTTCACCAACCCCAAACCTGATGACCAATGTGAGCTGTGGCGACTGGATGAACTG GGTGCAGTGGCCACCTGCAGCATTGAATTTTGGGTGATGTGGGGCGTGGCCAAAGTCACCAGACACGACTGCATCACCAGACCAG AACTTACCAACGAGGAGCTTGTGACAATTTGTCCCTATTGCCCCAAGATGCTACCTCTGGATGACCAGACAGCTGTGAAGGCGGTGCATGAAGCTGTGGTCAAGTTCAACCGGGAGAACAAACACAAGAATTACTTCACCCTGATGGAAGTGGCTCATGTGACAATGGGG TCCGTTACAACCATTGGCACGATTACCTTTCTCAAGTTTGCCTTGGTTGAGACCACGTGTCCCAGAGGTGCCAGGAATACTTTTGTGGCCTGTACGCCTCGCTGTCCGGACAGAGCT CATCATGCCTTTTGTCAAACCTCCTATTACAACTTGCACAGACGAGTGGGAGAACTTAAGTGTGAATTATATCTACCAAAA AATCCAGGCCCCCATCCGACTGATGTGCCAGAGCCCGTATGCAGGACTTTGTTCCACCAAAGTCCGGAAGCTTGTGTTTGCAAGGCGCGGCTGCACAACCCCAATCAGGCGATCCACCACATTTGTCCATTCCCGCTTAAGTGA
- the LOC133480861 gene encoding alpha-2-HS-glycoprotein-like, which translates to MMTYLFGFLFWCAAALPGLLAVPSLPAVTCDMESVAAAATLGVQHINRKHEHGFRFKLQEVQGSKYQQVSGGCHIDVNVKLVQTKCHFTNPKPDDQCELWRLDERGAVATCSIEFWVMWGVAKVTRHECTTRPELSNEELVTVCPYCPKLLPLDDPTAAKAVHDAVVKFNWESKHENYFTLMEVAHVTMGSVPTIGTITSLMFALVETTCPSGARNSFVACTPRCPDRAHHAFCQTSYYNLHKQVGKLECELYLPKNPGPHPTDVPHPVCRPLFHQSPEACVCKALLNNPNQAIHHICPFPLK; encoded by the exons ATGATGACTTACCTATTTGGGTTTCTGTTCTGGTGCGCTGCAGCTCTTCCTGGCCTCCTTGCGGTGCCATCTTTGCCGGCAGTCACATGTGACATGGAAAGTGTGGCGGCAGCTGCGACCCTCGGTGTCCAACACATCAATAGAAAGCATGAGCATGGATTCAGGTTCAAGCTGCAAGAGGTCCAGGGTAGCAAATATCAACAG GTATCAGGAGGTTGCcacatagatgtgaatgtgaagctGGTGCAGACCAAATGTCACTTCACCAACCCCAAACCTGACGACCAATGTGAGCTGTGGCGACTGGATGAACGG GGTGCAGTGGCCACCTGCAGCATTGAATTTTGGGTGATGTGGGGTGTGGCCAAGGTCACCAGACACGAATGTACCACCAGACCAG AACTTTCCAATGAGGAGCTGGTGACAGTTTGTCCCTATTGCCCAAAGTTGTTGCCTCTGGATGACCCGACAGCTGCGAAGGCAGTGCATGATGCTGTGGTCAAGTTTAACTGGGAGAGCAAACATGAGAATTACTTCACCCTGATGGAAGTGGCTCACGTGACAATGGGG TCCGTTCCAACCATCGGCACGATTACCTCGCTCATGTTTGCCCTGGTTGAGACCACGTGTCCCAGCGGTGCCAGGAATAGTTTTGTGGCCTGCACACCTCGCTGTCCAGACAGAGCT CATCATGCCTTTTGTCAAACCTCCTATTACAACTTGCACAAACAAGTGGGAAAACTTGAGTGTGAATTATATCTCCCAAAA AATCCAGGCCCCCATCCGACTGATGTGCCACACCCCGTGTGCAGGCCGTTGTTCCACCAAAGTCCGGAAGCTTGTGTATGCAAGGCGCTGCTGAACAACCCCAATCAGGCGATCCACCACATTTGTCCATTCCCGCTTAAGTGA